One part of the Bacillus sp. FJAT-45350 genome encodes these proteins:
- a CDS encoding DEAD/DEAH box helicase, whose amino-acid sequence MMNSNFERFELKPFLIDSMLEQGFDMPTEIQERLIPAIKNGKDVIGQSQTGSGKTLAFLLPLLDRIDPAISEVQAVITAPTRELASQILSVLKSLLEKEDSIQAMLIVGGTDRVRTIEKLKNQQPHIVVGTPGRIADMMDEQALKIYTGSTLVVDEADQMLDMGFIAEVDKVASRMSEDLQMLVFSATIPENLQPFLKKYMNNPRHVHVEPKNATAKKIDHQLLPLRHRDKIQVVIEAAKLLNPYLAIVFTNTKEHADEVADAMAAAGMNVERLHGGLNPRHRKQVMKQLQEAKIQYLVATDLAARGIDIKGISHIVNVDIPKDLDYYIHRVGRTARAGEEGIALTIFEPSDQQAVDKLIKRGISFSYVDVKKGEWAQLEKPRTRPTTSTTIVTKRKETKNTGGKAVAKAKNVKPGYKKKAKFKQAKEDQKQRRITSRTKKKK is encoded by the coding sequence ATGATGAACTCTAATTTTGAACGGTTTGAGCTAAAACCATTTTTAATTGATTCCATGTTGGAGCAAGGATTTGATATGCCAACTGAAATACAAGAACGTTTAATTCCAGCGATAAAAAATGGAAAGGATGTAATCGGTCAATCACAAACCGGTTCAGGAAAAACACTTGCCTTTTTATTACCGCTCTTAGATAGAATTGACCCAGCTATTAGTGAAGTACAAGCTGTTATTACAGCACCTACACGGGAGCTAGCTTCACAAATTTTATCAGTGTTAAAATCTTTGTTAGAAAAAGAAGATTCTATCCAAGCAATGTTAATTGTAGGGGGTACAGACCGCGTACGTACAATTGAAAAATTGAAAAATCAACAACCACATATTGTTGTTGGTACACCAGGAAGAATTGCCGATATGATGGACGAGCAAGCCCTGAAAATTTACACTGGCTCTACACTAGTCGTTGATGAGGCTGATCAGATGTTGGATATGGGCTTTATAGCTGAGGTAGATAAAGTTGCATCAAGAATGTCTGAAGACTTACAGATGCTTGTATTCTCAGCAACGATTCCAGAGAACCTTCAACCATTCCTTAAGAAGTATATGAATAATCCACGTCACGTACATGTGGAACCAAAAAATGCAACAGCGAAAAAAATTGACCATCAGCTATTACCATTACGTCATAGAGACAAAATTCAAGTGGTAATTGAAGCAGCTAAGCTTCTAAACCCTTATTTAGCTATTGTCTTTACGAATACAAAGGAACATGCAGATGAAGTAGCTGATGCTATGGCAGCAGCAGGGATGAATGTAGAAAGGCTACATGGAGGACTAAACCCTAGACATCGCAAACAAGTAATGAAGCAATTACAAGAGGCTAAGATTCAATACCTTGTAGCAACTGATTTAGCTGCAAGAGGAATTGATATTAAAGGGATTAGTCATATTGTAAATGTAGATATTCCTAAGGATTTAGATTATTATATCCATCGAGTGGGTCGTACAGCTAGAGCTGGGGAAGAGGGTATTGCACTGACTATTTTTGAGCCATCTGACCAACAAGCTGTCGATAAGCTTATTAAGCGAGGAATCTCCTTCTCGTACGTAGATGTGAAAAAAGGGGAATGGGCTCAATTAGAGAAGCCGAGAACAAGGCCGACAACGAGCACAACGATTGTAACAAAAAGAAAAGAAACGAAAAATACAGGTGGAAAAGCTGTAGCAAAGGCAAAGAATGTAAAACCAGGCTATAAGAAAAAAGCTAAGTTTAAGCAAGCAAAAGAAGACCAAAAACAACGTAGAATTACGAGCCGAACGAAAAAGAAAAAATAA